In Tenrec ecaudatus isolate mTenEca1 chromosome 4, mTenEca1.hap1, whole genome shotgun sequence, a single window of DNA contains:
- the LOC142446517 gene encoding olfactory receptor 4C11-like — MHQNKSVTEFILLGLTQDPVKQKVVFIIFLVFYSGTVVGNLLIIVTIKFSRSLGSPMYFFLFYLSLADTCFSTSTAPRLLADALSAKKVISYNECMTQVFALHLFGAMEIFVLILMAADRYVAICKPLRYPVIMRRQVCIILIIIAWIGSGMHSIAQIFLALKLPFCGPNLIDHYCCDLQPLLKLACMDTYVINLLIVSNSGVICSSSFLLLMISYFVILYSLRNHSAEGRKKALSTCTSHIIVVILSFCPCIFMYTRPPTTFPMDKLVELFYTIGTPFLNPLIYTLRNAEIKNAVRKLWCIKIASESK; from the coding sequence ATGCATCAAAATAAGAGTGTTACTGAGTTCATACTGTTAGGATTGACACAGGATCCCGTGAAGCAGAAAGTGGTGTTCATAATCTTCTTAGTTTTCTACTCTGGAACTGTGGTGGGAAATTTGCTCATTATTGTGACCATCAAGTTCAGTCGATCTCTAGGGAGTCCCAtgtatttctttctattttatttatcctTGGCTGATACCTGCTTTTCAACTTCTACTGCCCCGAGACTACTCGCAGATGCTCTGTCTGCAAAGAAAGTCATATCCTACAATGAGTGCATGACACAAGTGTTTGCGCTGCATTTATTTGGTGCCATGGAGATCTTTGTCCTTATCCTCATGGCTGCTGATCGATATGTGGCCATCTGTAAGCCTCTGCGTTACCCTGTCATCATGAGAAGACAGGTCTGCATCATCTTGATTATTATTGCCTGGATAGGATCTGGTATGCATTCTATTGCTCAGATTTTCCTGGCCTTGAAACTGCCCTTCTGTGGACCCAATTTGATTGATCATTATTGCTGTGACCTCCAGCCCTTGTTGAAACTTGCCTGTATGGACACTTATGTGATCAACCTCCTAATAGTGTCCAACAGTGGGGTCATTTGCTCAAGTAGTTTCTTGCTTCTGATGATCTCATACTTTGTCATCCTGTACTCCCTGCGAAATCACAGTGcggaagggaggaaaaaagccCTCTCCACTTGCACCTCTCACATCATCGTGGTCATCTTATCCTTCTGTCCATGTATATTCATGTACACACGTCCTCCAACCACTTTTCCCATGGACAAGTTGGTGGAACTCTTTTATACCATTGGCACACCGTTTCTCAACCCCCTCATCTACACCTTACGGAATGCAGAAATAAAAAATGCAGTGAGGAAGCTATGGTGTATCAAAATTGCCTCAGAAAGCAAATGA